From the genome of Acidobacteriota bacterium, one region includes:
- a CDS encoding outer membrane beta-barrel protein has protein sequence MLKRIGFYLLVLMAISTIVIADPEAKKGAIRGRFAYAKYQETQYTNSGCGEFEIVFRPAAKFEIGVGVGYYLTKSNGNWLSPGNFYQMPIDILFHVVPNPNGKVSPYFGGGASYIIFNYQMNAQEALSNLGFEASEEVENSFGYFAGGGVDISLSPKIGLNIDVKYRMINANATATIRDTFSGITASDSTTLKVNGFVLGGGITILF, from the coding sequence ATGCTGAAAAGGATTGGGTTCTATTTATTGGTATTGATGGCTATTTCTACCATCGTAATCGCCGATCCCGAAGCAAAGAAAGGAGCAATAAGAGGACGCTTCGCCTATGCCAAGTACCAAGAAACTCAATATACCAATAGCGGATGTGGCGAGTTTGAGATTGTTTTTCGTCCCGCAGCAAAATTCGAGATCGGGGTGGGAGTGGGATACTACCTGACCAAATCCAACGGCAACTGGTTAAGCCCGGGCAACTTCTATCAAATGCCGATAGATATCCTCTTCCATGTGGTTCCCAACCCTAATGGTAAGGTCTCGCCCTATTTCGGAGGTGGGGCGAGTTACATCATCTTCAACTACCAGATGAACGCCCAGGAAGCCCTTTCCAATCTCGGCTTCGAAGCGTCAGAAGAGGTTGAGAACTCCTTCGGCTACTTCGCTGGAGGGGGAGTGGATATCTCGTTGTCACCAAAAATAGGTCTGAATATCGATGTCAAGTATCGGATGATAAACGCCAATGCGACCGCTACCATCAGGGATACCTTCAGTGGGATCACCGCCTCCGATAGCACAACCTTGAAGGTAAACGGCTTTGTCTTAGGCGGCGGTATTACCATCCTCTTTTGA